The genomic segment ATACAGCTCCGCACATGAATCACAGTCATTATATTCCTAAGAGCGATTTGTCCAAGTCAGAAAGACAGGCGGCAGAAGCTTATATGAAGAATAAAAAGCCTCAAAAATCTGAAGATAACCAAACGAATCCAAATAAGGAAACAGCTTTGTCTATTTACAATCGTGTAACCCCAGCTAAAAAGGTGCCGGTTGAAGCGATGCCTTATAACACAGCCTATGTTGTAGACATGAAAAACGGTCAGCTCATTATTCCGCATCATGACCATTATCATAATATCTCTCTTTCTTGGTTTGATCAGGGACTTTACAAAGCACCTGACGGCTACAGTATGGAAGATTTCCTTGCGACCGTGAAATATTACGTCACTCATCCAGAAGACCGTCCGCATTCTGACAATGGTTTTGGTAATTCTAGTCAGCATGGTAAGAAAAATCAATCAGATAACGGAAAGAACTATGCACCAAATGAAGAGCCAAAAGAGAACGAAGGCAAGTCTGCAAATAAAGAATCGGATGCTCAAAAGGAAAAATCTGAGGAAACAGAAGAGCGGCCAACTGTTGATCCTGAAGAAGCGGCAGAAGAAGCAAGAGCAAAAAGCTACGGTTTATCAGTACAAGAATTTAAAAAGAAACTGATTAAAATTGCTTTCAAATATAATGTTAGCTTAGAAAATCTCAGCTATCAACCAGCCAATAAAACAGTTAGCTTTACAGATGCTTCAGGTACAACAAAAGTTGTCAATATCCTCACAGCTGAAGTGGTTTCTTAATATGCACCCCTCAAGAGTTGAAAACTTGTTTTTCAGCTCTTTTGCTTATTCTATGTTTATAGAGGGAGATTTTATCGTGTCCGTTGGGCAGCTAGGATAAATTAAAAGCGATTCATTCCGTCCGAGGGTCAGCTTGTTTCAACTAAAAGTGATTCGCTCCATCCGAGGGTCGGACGATCTTCTATAAATTGACAAATCTATCATTTTTGAGGAATTACTTTACTGGTGGTATAATAGGTCATAGAGAAAGAAAAAAAGGGATACATGCAATGAAAGATAGACCAGATTTTACAACGATGAAAACCTATCAAGAGTTTTCACACTATTATTGGTATCGTACAGAATTAGCAGATATTTGTAAACAATTGGGATTGGAGTATTCAGGTATCAAAACAGAGCTAGAAGAGGAAATCAAACAGTATTTTGCAGGGAATGTTGTTCAGAAGAAAGTTCCTTTAAAAACCAAGAAAAAGCAAGGTATAGAGCTTACTTTAGACACGCCCTTGTTATCCTGTGGTTTTGCCTTTAATACCCGCTTTCGGGAGTTTTTCGCCCAGCAGACAGGTGTTAGTTCATTCAAGTTTACAGCGGACATGGCGGCAGCTTGGCGGAAGGTCAAAGCAGAAAAGGATGTCGAGTTTACACTGCGAGATATGTTAGCAATTTATCAAGGTCAATCAACTTACGCTAAGTATGACAATACCAGCTGTCAATGGAATCAATTTGTCAAAGATTTCTGTGCTGATAAAAATAATGCTGCTTTCCAACAAAAACTTAAAGTTGCAGCTATTCTTTGGCAGAAAGTGAAACATTCAACTGCTTCTAAAGTCTATCACCAGCAGCTAGTAAAGAACTATTGGGATGATATTTTTATGTATCTGAAAGGGAAATAGGAGGTAGTACTTGTCCATTTGCGAAAAAACAGTCACGAGGCTGTTTTTTTGGTATAATAGAGAGTATGAATCAATCAGAAAAAATTTCAAATTATCAATTACTTTTAGCACAGCTTGAAGCATTACTTGAGGGTGAAAGCAATGCTTTAGCTAATCTGTCAAACAGCTCTGCTTTGCTAAATCAAACCTTGCCACATTCCGTTTTTACCGGCTTTTATCTTTATGACGGAAATGAGTTGGTTTTAGGACCTTTTCAAGGTGGTGTATCCTGTGTGCACATTGCGCTAGGAAAAGGAGTCTGCGGAGAAGCTGCCGCCAAACGGCAGACGGTGATCGTTGAAGATGTTACTCAGTATGGTAACTACATTTCTTGTGATAGCAGGGCACGTAGTGAGATTGTGGTGCCTATGGTAAAGGATGGTCGCTTAGTAGGAGTTTTAGATTTGGATTCTCATCTGCTGGGGGACTATGATGAGATTGATCGGGAATATTTAGAAAATTTTGTAGCCGTCTTGCTAGAGAAAACAAATTGGAATTTTGAGATGTTTGGAGACAAAGCCTAATGTATCAAGCTTTATATCGGAAATACAGAAGTCAAACTTTCGGTCAGTTAGTTGGGCAGAAAGTTGTAGCAACAACTTTACGGCAGGCAGTTGAACAGGATAAAATCAGCCATGCTTATCTCTTTTCAGGTCCTAGAGGAACAGGAAAGACCAGCGTAGCCAAGATTTTTGCCAAAGCTATGAATTGCCCTCATCGAAAGAATGGTGAACCTTGTAATGAGTGCTATATTTGTCAAGCTATAACAGAAGGAAGTCTAGAGGATGTTATTGAGATTGATGCGGCTTCCAATAATGGTGTGGATGAAATCCGAGATATTCGAGACAAATCTACTTATGCTCCTAGTCTAGCAAAACATAAAGTTTATATCATTGACGAGGTTCATATGCTCTCAACTGGAGCTTTTAACGCTCTTCTCAAGACTTTGGAAGAACCGACAGAAAACGTGGTCTTTATCTTAGCAACGACAGAATTGCACAAGATACCAGCTACTATTCTGTCACGGGTGCAACGCTTTGAGTTCAAGTCAATTAAGACCAAGGATATTGTTGCTCATATTGAATGGATTTTGCAGCAGGAAAATATTGGATTTGAAAATGATGCGGTGCAGATTATCGCTAGGCGGGCAGAAGGTGGGATGCGGGATGCCTTATCTATCTTGGATCAAGCTCTCAGTCTCACTCAAGACAATCAGCTGACAACAGCTATTTCAGAAGAAATTACTGGCTCTATTAGTCTAGGTGCACTGGATGCTTATGTGACAGCTGTGTTGATGCATGATACATCAGCAGCATTAGAAAACCTTGATGTGATTTTTGATAGTGGCAAAAATATGGCTCGTTTTGTCACTGACCTGTTACAATATCTTAGAGATTTGCTCATTGTTAAAACAGGTGGTGGAAATACGCATACGAGCGAAAGTTTTTTAGACAATCTCAATACACCACAGGAGAGATTGTTCGACTTGATTGAGATTGCAACGAGAAGTCTTGCGGAAATTAAGAATAGCTTGCAACCCAAGATTTACACAGAAATGATGACCATTCGACTGGCAGAAGGGCAAGAAAAAGCAGAATTACCATCCAATCTAGTAAGCGAGATAGAAACACTAAAAGATGAAATTAGCCAGCTTAAGGGTCAATTGGTAAGTTTACAGTCAAGTTCTGCACCTAGCAATCCGGTACAGGGAACACAATCAGCCAAAACAAGCAAAGGATACCGAGTAGATCGTCATAAAGTAAATGCGATTCTGCAAGAGGCAGTTGAAAATCCTAGTCTGGCTCGGAGTAATTTAACTAAGTTGCAAAATGCTTGGGGAGAAATTATTGAAAGTTTAGCTGGTGCAGATAAGGCACTTTTAGTTGGTTCGCAACCTGTTGCGGCTAATGAAAACCATGCAATTCTTGCATTTGAGTCGAGCTTTAATGCAGAACAAACCATGAAACGGGAAAATCTCAATACAATGTTTGGGAATTTACTCAGCAATGTGGCTGGATTTTCTCCGGATATCTTAGCTATTTCGATGACCGACTGGACAGAGATTCGGGCTGAATTTTCCGCTAAGGCGCGTGGAGAAAATGTCAATCCAACAGAAGAGACAAAGGAAACCATCATTCCAGAAGGTTTTGCTTTCTTAGCAGAAAAAATTAGCATTCAAGAGGACTGAATTTAGATTTTTCTATTTTTTCATGCTATAA from the Streptococcus constellatus subsp. constellatus genome contains:
- a CDS encoding SAP domain-containing protein codes for the protein MKDRPDFTTMKTYQEFSHYYWYRTELADICKQLGLEYSGIKTELEEEIKQYFAGNVVQKKVPLKTKKKQGIELTLDTPLLSCGFAFNTRFREFFAQQTGVSSFKFTADMAAAWRKVKAEKDVEFTLRDMLAIYQGQSTYAKYDNTSCQWNQFVKDFCADKNNAAFQQKLKVAAILWQKVKHSTASKVYHQQLVKNYWDDIFMYLKGK
- the dnaX gene encoding DNA polymerase III subunit gamma/tau; translated protein: MYQALYRKYRSQTFGQLVGQKVVATTLRQAVEQDKISHAYLFSGPRGTGKTSVAKIFAKAMNCPHRKNGEPCNECYICQAITEGSLEDVIEIDAASNNGVDEIRDIRDKSTYAPSLAKHKVYIIDEVHMLSTGAFNALLKTLEEPTENVVFILATTELHKIPATILSRVQRFEFKSIKTKDIVAHIEWILQQENIGFENDAVQIIARRAEGGMRDALSILDQALSLTQDNQLTTAISEEITGSISLGALDAYVTAVLMHDTSAALENLDVIFDSGKNMARFVTDLLQYLRDLLIVKTGGGNTHTSESFLDNLNTPQERLFDLIEIATRSLAEIKNSLQPKIYTEMMTIRLAEGQEKAELPSNLVSEIETLKDEISQLKGQLVSLQSSSAPSNPVQGTQSAKTSKGYRVDRHKVNAILQEAVENPSLARSNLTKLQNAWGEIIESLAGADKALLVGSQPVAANENHAILAFESSFNAEQTMKRENLNTMFGNLLSNVAGFSPDILAISMTDWTEIRAEFSAKARGENVNPTEETKETIIPEGFAFLAEKISIQED
- a CDS encoding GAF domain-containing protein, whose product is MNQSEKISNYQLLLAQLEALLEGESNALANLSNSSALLNQTLPHSVFTGFYLYDGNELVLGPFQGGVSCVHIALGKGVCGEAAAKRQTVIVEDVTQYGNYISCDSRARSEIVVPMVKDGRLVGVLDLDSHLLGDYDEIDREYLENFVAVLLEKTNWNFEMFGDKA